One stretch of Fibrobacter sp. DNA includes these proteins:
- the rseP gene encoding RIP metalloprotease RseP yields the protein MMESILDNVLMFVLGLIGLSFLVTIHELGHFLVAKWNNVKVNTFSIGFGKKLIKFRHGETEYCLSAIPFGGYVAMAGENPDKLKEGQVPDERDFVAKSVGARAAIAFAGPFINIVFAFLLLMVLYMVGVEEADNKNLIVGFVANDSSAEIAGIQPGDTITAMNEKPTQGWDDFREQIGVSLGAEVVLEVHRGGAPLNITVVPQELVIPAQDSTGKPIKMGIGDIGIYPRNRVMVRLPPVAGSAAEKAGILQNDTIFEINGEHISRYEEVVRIIDGSKGEPVNITVIRNGDTLTRELTPVYNEEYDRYMVGIQMGYVLFRETKIVRRGPVEAFTKTCATSWKMTTSIFRYFKRMFQGQVKVDAFSGPVSIVAVMGNVWMSGFQDFLMLLALISINLGVMNLLPLAITDGGLLMFLGIEKLRGKPLSTKTQSIIQNVAAAFFISFFVFITILDFSKLSLFLK from the coding sequence TTGATGGAATCTATTCTTGACAATGTTTTGATGTTTGTGCTGGGCCTTATCGGGCTGAGTTTTCTCGTGACCATTCACGAGCTGGGCCATTTTTTGGTGGCCAAGTGGAACAATGTCAAGGTAAACACTTTCAGCATCGGCTTTGGCAAAAAACTGATTAAGTTCCGCCACGGCGAAACGGAATATTGTCTGTCGGCCATACCCTTTGGCGGTTATGTGGCCATGGCGGGGGAGAACCCGGACAAGCTTAAAGAAGGCCAAGTTCCCGACGAGCGGGATTTTGTAGCCAAGTCGGTGGGCGCCCGTGCGGCCATCGCCTTTGCGGGACCTTTCATCAACATCGTTTTTGCCTTTTTGCTTTTGATGGTGCTCTACATGGTGGGTGTCGAAGAGGCCGACAACAAGAACCTTATTGTGGGCTTTGTGGCAAACGATTCTTCGGCAGAAATTGCGGGCATTCAGCCTGGCGATACCATTACCGCTATGAACGAAAAGCCCACCCAGGGCTGGGACGATTTTCGGGAACAGATTGGCGTGAGCCTCGGTGCAGAGGTGGTGCTGGAAGTCCATCGGGGTGGCGCTCCGCTGAACATTACCGTGGTGCCGCAGGAACTGGTGATTCCTGCCCAGGATTCTACGGGCAAGCCCATCAAGATGGGCATTGGCGATATCGGGATTTACCCCCGCAACCGCGTCATGGTACGGCTTCCGCCAGTGGCTGGCTCTGCCGCCGAAAAAGCCGGAATTCTCCAGAATGACACCATTTTTGAGATTAACGGTGAACACATTTCCCGCTACGAAGAAGTGGTGCGTATTATTGACGGGAGCAAGGGCGAGCCTGTAAACATTACGGTCATTCGAAACGGCGATACCCTTACCAGGGAACTCACCCCAGTCTATAATGAAGAATACGACCGTTATATGGTGGGAATCCAGATGGGCTACGTGCTTTTCCGCGAGACAAAGATTGTGCGCCGTGGCCCTGTCGAAGCCTTTACGAAAACTTGCGCCACCAGCTGGAAAATGACCACCAGCATCTTCCGCTATTTCAAGCGTATGTTCCAGGGACAGGTCAAGGTCGACGCGTTCTCGGGCCCGGTTTCCATTGTGGCCGTGATGGGTAACGTTTGGATGAGCGGCTTCCAGGACTTCTTGATGCTTTTGGCCCTTATCAGTATAAATTTGGGAGTGATGAACCTGCTGCCCCTGGCTATTACCGACGGCGGGCTCCTAATGTTCCTCGGAATTGAAAAACTCAGGGGAAAACCCCTTTCTACCAAGACCCAGAGCATTATCCAGAATGTCGCCGCCGCCTTCTTCATCAGCTTCTTCGTGTTCATCACGATTCTGGATTTTAGCAAGCTTTCGCTTTTTTTGAAATAA
- the sbcD gene encoding exonuclease subunit SbcD — MKFIHTADWHLGNLMHDIDRQKETEQFLAWLKKRIVELGAQCLVISGDIFDTTNPPIEARRQYFRFLASLLETNCKNIVLIGGNHDSGALLDAPRDLLDALNIQMVGSLGERPVEELVKELTDASGNVVGISAAVPYVRETELRRFKPEDAVDFTQSTYSGMYRAVYDAAEKLRAGRDIPIVATGHLYASRLEGRPENDEGRDAKEHGMRDIVGNLGTIPVSVFPEGLDYVALGHIHYTTMVARNPKVRYSGSPFVLGFDEASIPHHILCVDLQKGAEPAVQKIETPQYFKFLRVSGSVADIVMQLNQLKNAPAEKPLKVEVVYDYAPGVSINEALESVLEGAPFEVVSKKVKRADTLAADAFSDDTLESVDVLTDEEVFKRLVMSKTGAPEMDESIQKTLDEYLPLFRQVVEEVNNETGSEEA; from the coding sequence ATGAAGTTTATACATACGGCAGACTGGCACCTGGGCAACTTGATGCACGACATCGACCGCCAAAAAGAAACCGAGCAGTTCCTCGCCTGGCTCAAGAAACGCATCGTAGAACTCGGGGCGCAGTGCCTCGTAATCTCAGGCGACATCTTCGATACCACCAACCCGCCCATCGAGGCGCGCAGGCAGTATTTCCGGTTTCTCGCCTCCCTGCTCGAAACAAACTGCAAGAACATCGTCCTCATCGGCGGCAACCACGATTCCGGGGCCCTTTTGGATGCCCCGCGCGATCTGCTCGATGCCCTCAATATCCAGATGGTGGGCTCCCTCGGGGAACGCCCCGTAGAGGAACTCGTGAAGGAACTGACGGATGCCAGCGGGAACGTCGTGGGCATCAGCGCCGCAGTCCCGTATGTACGCGAAACGGAACTGCGCCGTTTCAAGCCCGAAGACGCAGTGGATTTCACCCAGAGTACATACTCGGGCATGTACCGTGCCGTTTACGATGCCGCCGAAAAATTGCGCGCCGGCCGCGACATCCCCATCGTGGCAACGGGCCACCTGTACGCCTCCAGGCTGGAAGGTCGCCCCGAAAACGACGAGGGCAGGGACGCGAAGGAACACGGCATGCGCGACATCGTCGGGAACCTCGGGACAATCCCCGTCTCCGTTTTCCCGGAAGGCCTCGACTACGTGGCCCTCGGGCATATCCACTACACCACCATGGTGGCGCGCAACCCGAAGGTGCGGTACTCGGGCTCGCCGTTCGTGCTCGGATTTGACGAAGCAAGCATCCCGCACCATATCCTCTGTGTCGACCTGCAGAAGGGCGCAGAACCCGCCGTGCAGAAAATCGAGACCCCGCAGTACTTCAAGTTCCTGCGCGTATCGGGCTCTGTCGCGGATATCGTCATGCAGCTGAACCAGCTGAAAAATGCGCCCGCAGAAAAGCCCCTGAAGGTGGAAGTCGTGTACGACTACGCTCCGGGCGTGAGCATCAACGAGGCGCTCGAATCCGTGCTGGAAGGCGCCCCATTCGAGGTCGTGAGCAAGAAGGTGAAACGCGCCGACACCCTTGCGGCGGACGCCTTCTCGGACGATACGCTCGAATCGGTCGACGTCCTTACCGACGAAGAAGTTTTCAAGCGTCTCGTGATGAGCAAGACGGGTGCGCCCGAAATGGACGAAAGTATCCAGAAGACCCTCGATGAATACCTCCCGCTTTTCAGGCAGGTGGTCGAAGAAGTCAACAACGAAACCGGCAGCGAGGAGGCCTAA
- a CDS encoding DUF4954 family protein — protein sequence MQRLLKLKKVLKASDLSSLAENFRAIKASVAKLRNLTAEEVTTLEKNGNRCEDWNRVLVEPNFDPARVQRSVFMGDVRLPAFYGTLLLPGDVSFPTGIYDSLVHNCIVENALVYKVSMLSNVLVRSSAVVHNVGTLVSSGKINFMIGSTMSVGNEMGGRELFVFPDITMDLVEAQLFHKAESDVQQSFEEQLKNFREEISLPFGVVGKGAVVSNTNIVRNSWIGAHARVEGAAKIRNTIILSSLEESTHIYDSVIIENSDLQMGVKVHTGAEVQRSVLMSRSKVGCKAIVKSSIVAPCCHIEEGEVNSSYMGPLTQMHHHSLLIAALWPDGCGNLGYGANVGSNHTGRMPDQEIMPGQGMFFGLGVNVKFPANYRESPFTLIASGVTTMPQRVKFPFSLIRSGDPQLMGVPARLNEILPAWNYARNAYALDRNIYKYAQRGKGAVPNSYFSLYGAETVHYAFDAYCRLQVNQVQDVYTKEHIDGLGENFLRERVRQKALKTYGEYLERYVLDQMIALVENDASLALQPPRELRRLLSGDLNREVSRVVPMPATFDELVKRYRTLEKEWFDGVAHGLDKDIARGKEIFDDYESAHPIDKNFAEWEKNRFEESVKRLSAVLKNLG from the coding sequence ATGCAAAGATTGTTGAAGTTGAAAAAAGTGCTGAAGGCAAGCGATTTGTCGTCGCTGGCCGAAAATTTCAGGGCCATCAAGGCGTCTGTCGCGAAATTGCGCAACCTGACCGCCGAAGAGGTTACCACCCTGGAAAAAAACGGCAACCGTTGCGAGGACTGGAACCGTGTACTGGTGGAGCCCAATTTTGACCCCGCCCGCGTGCAGCGCTCCGTGTTCATGGGCGATGTCCGCCTGCCCGCTTTTTACGGCACTCTTCTTTTGCCCGGCGACGTTTCGTTCCCTACGGGAATTTACGACAGCCTGGTCCACAACTGCATCGTGGAAAACGCCCTGGTCTATAAGGTTTCCATGCTCTCTAACGTGCTGGTGCGGAGCAGCGCCGTGGTCCACAACGTGGGGACTTTGGTCAGCAGCGGCAAGATCAACTTCATGATCGGTTCTACCATGTCGGTGGGTAACGAGATGGGCGGTCGGGAACTTTTCGTGTTCCCGGACATTACCATGGACCTGGTGGAGGCGCAACTTTTCCACAAGGCGGAATCCGATGTGCAGCAGTCCTTCGAGGAACAGCTGAAAAATTTCCGCGAAGAAATTTCGCTCCCCTTTGGCGTGGTTGGCAAGGGCGCGGTGGTGAGTAACACCAATATTGTGCGCAACAGCTGGATCGGTGCCCACGCCCGCGTAGAAGGGGCGGCCAAGATCCGCAATACCATTATCCTCAGCTCCCTGGAAGAATCCACCCACATTTACGATTCCGTGATTATCGAGAATTCTGACTTGCAGATGGGCGTGAAGGTCCATACCGGCGCGGAGGTTCAGCGCTCCGTGCTGATGAGCCGGTCGAAGGTGGGCTGCAAGGCTATCGTGAAGTCTTCCATTGTGGCGCCCTGCTGCCATATCGAAGAGGGCGAGGTGAACAGCTCCTACATGGGGCCCTTGACCCAGATGCACCACCATTCCCTGCTGATTGCGGCCCTGTGGCCCGACGGTTGCGGAAACCTGGGCTATGGCGCCAACGTAGGGAGCAACCACACGGGACGCATGCCTGACCAGGAAATTATGCCCGGCCAGGGAATGTTCTTTGGTCTTGGGGTAAACGTGAAGTTCCCCGCCAACTACAGGGAATCTCCCTTTACCCTGATTGCAAGCGGTGTGACCACCATGCCCCAGAGGGTCAAGTTCCCCTTCTCCCTGATTCGCTCCGGTGACCCGCAACTGATGGGAGTGCCTGCCCGCCTGAACGAGATTTTGCCCGCCTGGAATTACGCCCGGAACGCCTACGCCCTGGACCGCAACATCTACAAGTATGCCCAGCGGGGCAAGGGCGCTGTGCCCAATTCCTACTTTAGCCTTTACGGGGCGGAAACGGTTCACTATGCGTTTGACGCATACTGCCGCTTGCAGGTGAACCAGGTTCAAGACGTTTATACCAAGGAACACATCGACGGCCTGGGCGAAAACTTCCTGCGGGAACGGGTCCGCCAGAAGGCCCTGAAGACCTACGGGGAATACCTGGAACGCTACGTGCTGGACCAGATGATAGCCCTGGTGGAAAACGACGCCTCCCTGGCGCTGCAGCCCCCGCGGGAACTCCGTCGCCTGCTTTCGGGCGACCTGAACCGGGAAGTTTCGCGGGTGGTGCCTATGCCAGCTACCTTTGATGAACTGGTCAAGCGCTACCGCACTCTGGAAAAGGAATGGTTCGACGGCGTGGCCCACGGGCTTGACAAGGACATTGCCCGCGGCAAGGAAATCTTCGACGATTACGAGAGCGCTCACCCTATCGACAAGAATTTTGCCGAATGGGAGAAGAACCGCTTCGAGGAATCTGTGAAACGCCTGAGCGCCGTGCTGAAAAACCTGGGCTAG
- a CDS encoding YggS family pyridoxal phosphate-dependent enzyme: MEFTLEEMRTHLAALEARISSACKIAGRSRESVKLVWVSKFHPAEAVENAISLGATDFGENRVQEAELKFSTPRTALDGSRVRCHVIGPVQSNKLKKAAIVADCIHSIASMEAVEKLEKVCAALPGENGAGKILDILFQVNAGEEETKSGLDVHEAENFLNGLTARGETAFPHLRFRGLMTIGKNTGVAEDSRECFAFLRNLQQKFLAKGGLFANFDQLSMGMTGDLEVAIEEGSTIIRVGTALFGERDYSKPVNDPV, translated from the coding sequence ATGGAATTCACTCTCGAAGAAATGCGAACCCACCTTGCCGCTCTGGAGGCAAGAATTTCAAGTGCCTGCAAAATCGCAGGCCGTAGCCGTGAATCTGTCAAACTCGTTTGGGTGAGCAAGTTCCACCCGGCAGAGGCCGTAGAAAACGCCATCAGCCTGGGCGCAACCGACTTCGGCGAAAACCGGGTGCAGGAAGCGGAACTCAAGTTCTCTACTCCCCGCACTGCCCTTGACGGAAGCCGTGTCCGCTGTCATGTTATAGGTCCTGTACAAAGTAACAAGCTCAAGAAGGCGGCCATCGTAGCCGACTGCATCCATTCCATCGCCAGCATGGAGGCGGTGGAAAAGCTGGAAAAGGTCTGCGCGGCACTCCCCGGAGAGAATGGCGCGGGCAAAATCCTGGACATTCTTTTTCAGGTAAACGCCGGCGAAGAAGAGACCAAGAGTGGACTGGACGTTCACGAAGCGGAGAATTTCTTGAACGGCCTGACAGCCCGCGGTGAAACGGCGTTCCCCCACCTCCGTTTCCGGGGGCTCATGACCATCGGCAAGAACACCGGCGTGGCCGAAGATTCCCGGGAATGTTTCGCTTTCCTCCGTAACCTTCAGCAAAAATTTTTGGCCAAGGGCGGCCTGTTCGCGAACTTTGACCAGCTTTCCATGGGCATGACCGGCGACTTGGAAGTCGCCATCGAAGAAGGCTCCACCATAATCCGCGTGGGCACCGCCCTCTTCGGCGAACGGGACTATAGTAAGCCCGTCAACGACCCTGTTTAG
- a CDS encoding LemA family protein: protein MTVGIVVLVVVVILVGWFIAMYNGLVKLRNNRENAFANIDVQLKQRYDLVPQLVETIKGYASHEKETLEKVTAARAAAMNATTVDEKLAADKALSGALAGLRVSLEAYPELKANQNFLQLQNELADIENKLSAARRFFNSTTRELNNACEVFPSNIVAGMFGFKRAPMYEATENRETLNKAPEVKF from the coding sequence ATGACTGTCGGAATCGTCGTTCTTGTAGTAGTGGTAATTCTTGTGGGCTGGTTCATCGCCATGTACAATGGCCTGGTGAAACTCCGCAACAACCGCGAAAACGCCTTTGCTAATATCGATGTGCAGCTCAAGCAGCGCTATGACCTGGTGCCCCAGCTGGTGGAGACCATCAAGGGGTATGCTTCCCACGAAAAGGAAACCCTTGAAAAGGTGACTGCCGCCCGAGCCGCCGCCATGAACGCCACCACCGTCGACGAGAAACTTGCCGCCGACAAGGCCCTGTCGGGCGCTCTTGCCGGACTCCGGGTTTCGCTGGAAGCCTACCCCGAACTGAAGGCCAACCAGAACTTCTTGCAGTTGCAGAACGAACTGGCCGACATCGAGAACAAGCTTTCCGCCGCCCGCCGCTTCTTCAATTCCACCACCCGCGAACTGAACAACGCCTGCGAGGTGTTCCCGAGCAACATCGTGGCGGGCATGTTCGGCTTCAAGCGCGCCCCCATGTACGAGGCCACCGAAAACCGCGAGACCCTCAACAAGGCCCCCGAGGTGAAGTTCTAG